Below is a window of Chelmon rostratus isolate fCheRos1 chromosome 23, fCheRos1.pri, whole genome shotgun sequence DNA.
ATAACACCCACGTGTATTTGATATAATGGCTGAAACTCCTGGAGAAGTAAGATTGTTGTATCAATCTTCTATTCGGATTatttacatgttgtgttttatgaaGGGCAGTGTATTATCAGTGTCAGTACTTACTAAATTGGCTATGAGATGTGTGCAAAGACACACCAAGAAAGGATGAGTGTTATGTTCTTGTATGACACCCATCATATGTGAAGGATGCTGTTTACTTGTCAGGACATATCATGTGTATGTTATTCCCACGACGCAACCGAAGGGACAACAGACATATACGGTATATAGATTCAGACTCCTGCtgatttattttagtttatttccATAGGAATCTTCAGTCAACTTCTGGCACATTTTACTGTGTACTGATATCTGGACAAAGGTCTGCAACGACAATTTAACTTTTGCAAAAATATTCCTTTACACTGTTATTTCAGGTGATATTAAATTAAGTCACTGCACAGATGCTCCACTGCTGTCTCTGCTAACCAGGAAACACGTTTTTACACAGAATTACCATGGTGATACACTGAAGGGGCTTGACTGAATTCACTGAAGTTAACTGAAAAACATTCTTAAGTTAGGGGGCTCCAGTGGGAGCCTGCAGTTAGCCCACTCACTACTGTACCTGCGACATATTTCCTGTAGGCCAAATGTCCACAGTTTCTGTGTCAAGCATCCGAAAGCCACCATGTCATTGtgagcaaagacacacacaaagggaatGGCTGGCTGTTGTTCCGGCATCAGATTTGATCTTCACTTGGCATTGTACTGGGCGAACTCCTTCAGAGCccagtttttcatttctatcTCCTGCCGTAACCTGCAGTACTCCTCAGCCAGGGCTTCAAACTCTTTGCCCAAGATCTCAAAGGAGGCCAGTTTTAACTCAACAGACTGCTTCTCCACCTGACACGCTTTCAGCTCAGAgtccagcttctctctgaaatgaAGACACAAAAAGCAAGTATCAGCCAGAATGTAGTTACTATAATAACTTTACTTTGGGTTAGGAACTACATGACAAAAGCAAGGAATTAGATGAACAAAAAGCCTCTTGCCTTATTTTTCTATGAGCAGAAATAGAGTCCACTGTGTATGTGTCCAGCTGAATTTCCACCATTTCAGTCCTTTGAAGGAAGtagagaaaacatgcaaatagcTTGTAATACAGATGGTctaaaaatgtgactttattCTCCCTGTAAGTCTTTCTGGATAAGAGCACCACAAAATCCACAATCTCAAAAGGTTTTTAAGCACATGAAGAATTTAAAAACTTCTTACTTGATCTTCTGTAAGACTAATTCACATTTTCCCTCAAAGTAGTCTAACTTCTTCCGGTCCAAATCTGTCTGAATCCTCAGTCTGTGGTCCAGGATGAGAGACTGAAGAAGTTGAATACACTTAATCAGCTCCTGGACAAGagtcaaaagaagaaaaaaaaaaattaatcagaaTAATTACAACAGCTTTCTTGCCTGTACACACTTACattttttagtattttattaTACAACAAGTTCTAGTGATTGAAACTTTTCAAAATATGCAAAGAACATAGAACCACCATAagtatataaaatatacaaacagtaTATGACAAACTGCAATAAACAGAGGAAACTTGTAATCTCATTTTCATTAACTACATGTAATTGAAGGAGCGCTTACAGAGAGGTAGAGTTGAGTCTGTCTTTGCAGGAGAACTGCGGTTTCCCGGCAGGTCTCCTTCAGACCCTccgctctcttcttctctttgtccaGCTGGGTTGACAGATGAGACAACTTGCTGTTCTTCAGaccctcactctcactctctagaagaaattaaaacaacatcttGGTCTTCATGTTGATGCAGAACAATGATGCGATATAAATTGAGTGAACGTGGATGATAATTTGTACTGGTGAGGACACAATAAATCAGTGTCTAGATACTGTACCACATTCAGGTTGATAGTAAGAGAGCAGACTCAAACACTTTTTCTTCAGATGTTTCTCCAGCTCTCTGGGAAGACCCTGTTTCATTCTTTGAACATTCTGGTAAAGACAAATACAGCATTGTTGCTGAACAAGCTACATTTCAACATTAATCTGCAACATTTGTTATGTTGCCGAATTGTCTGTCTACTGGTCAACTCATGCGTTGCTTTGGTACAACTGTATTATCATCAATCtatcatttcattcatgcaaaacacattcacacacaaaaccatAGCAACATAGTAAATAGTTCTCCTTTATGTATAGAAGGTGAATGTTCTGTATTTATGACTCACCTTCTCTGATGGCATGAGTTCCATCACCTGTTGAGGGTTCAAACCCAGAATAGAGGGCTGGTCCTGGTTGGTAGTGCTACTGGGATCCAGCTGTCTGATACACTGAGACACGAGCAGAGACTTCTCCATCGTCTCATagaactacacacacacacaatgatatATTCCAGTTAAGGTTGGGTGGTATGATGGTATGTACCGTGCAAGGGTACAAGTGTGTCCACCAGTAGAGATCTGGCATACCGTTTCTACTGCAGGACCTATCCCTGAGGACGTATTGACACCCTGTCATTCACAGtgtctgcactgctgcacagctgcacctGCCTCCCAAGGCCACATGATTTGACCAGCAAGACTGCTTACCATGTTCTCACGGGCCATGAGAGAGACAATCAGTGGCAATAACGCACCTCAACTGCATAAAGCCAATTTTGATTAATTGTCAGATAACTGCCACTCAATTAAAACACTGctgatgtctgtctctctgatcttttgtcacttttgtaAACATGAAGGTGCAGTTTACACATATGTAAGCTGGAAGGTTTCTGAATAGTGAAGTTCAAATGTGATCTTTAACCTGAGACTTGTAGCTGCAACATGCAAAATAGTTTGCCTAGTGCTGCTTTAATGaccaaaaatatatatgttgTCCATGATTCTGACaggtgtttgtgcatttgtggaCTGTGCAGATAAGTATGTGAAATGTACCATGTTCTGGTCAGGGGGTACAGTGGCACGGTGCTTCCTGATACAGTGGTCCTGAATCATCTCCTGCAGCCCTTTGTGGAGACTCTCGGAGCGCAGCCATTGACGCCTCTggctctgcagcttctgctcCGCCTGAAACAAAAGCATCTCTAAATGCTCACAGACAAAACCTAACTCACAACTGTGCTCATTTCAGAGATTGCAATTCTTACTGGTTACCAGTAGAGGTCGGTAAAACACAGACTAGCTACTGTGTAACTGAAAATTAATTACTCTTTAAGTGGCAAATCCAGCAAACGTTTTGCTTTTTGGTCTAACTTTAGTTGGAATTACGGCATGTAACACGGCATCTTGCAAAGCAAGGAGCTTGTATGCTTGCAGATGTGGAAGCGGTGAGCACAGTGCCTGCTGATACCTTGTCCAGCTCTGTCTTCAGTGGGACAGCGAGTCCAGTTTGGTCCACATGTTGTGCCAGGGTGGCCAGGAGTTTACAGAGCTGAGGGTTCTGGGTCAGATCCTCCTCTGTAATGtcacacagagggaaggaggcgAGAACTGTGGGAGAAACACAATGAACGTATTAACGATAGCCAAACCGAACAACAGCACGAAACTCCAGTATTAACTAAATACTACTTATAGTTTCTTTCACAttaaacacttttatttttcatctcttaATGTCTCAAGTTTAATGTTTCAAGCTACCACATCTGCATTTTATCTGACAAACAGTCTAAGCAGAAGTTAAGTTAGTAAACTTGTTTTCTTACCGCGTTGATGCAAGCTGTCAGCCTTCCCCAGCGATGATATATGTGTAGACTCGGGACCAGCGGACATTTTCAGATGAATTAGGTTCCTATTTTAACgcaaaagttgttgttttttgttacttcTGGGGGCCTTTTTCGAGATTACGAACACAACACGAAAATAAAATTCTACTTCCTGACTCAAGTTGCGCGCGTTTCCAGGAAGCGTTCGCATTGGCTAATTGACCCATGTGGTCACAATACCGCCTGTGAGAGCTGCATGCCACTCGCGGGAACGCGCACAGTGAAAGCAATACTGATCAGACTTCTGATGATTTCGAAGGAATATTGCTGTTTAACAacattattgtctttattttcatgaatgatGATAAATAATGTGTAGTCTAGATTTGTATCTCCATGGTAAGTTGACTTTTTTCAAAATATAGAAAAacgttttttgtttctttaaaactTTGCAGGTTTTGTGATATGACAGTGATGGCAGAGGCAACAGAGTTCCTCATGGCTAAACTGGCAAATATAACACAGTCTTCCTGCACATAACACGAGATGGCATGAGGTGGTACAAAATATACGCAGTTCATCATCAGAGTCCAGCTTTTCTGTCATGTAAAAAACACTCTTCTGTCAGCAACGTTATCTTACCGTTAATTCTGAGGGGTGTTCACATGCAGGCCTGGATCACAACAAGGCGCTTCTTACTCAGTCAGATGCAGTAAGAGCTCTAAGTAAGATCTGGAAAAAGAAAGGTGCCTTTCACAGCAGTTGAGCAGTTACACTGTTCAACTCCCTGCCTCTCTCAGTTTGAATCTGTATCGTTTGCTACTCTTTTGCTTGAGGTCTGCACTATAGCGGCCATTCACGGTCAAAGCCAAGTATAAGAGGTTTGATGAGTGCTCGAAGTCCTTCCACCAGATGGATGAAAGCTTTTTCTCTGAGAGGATGTCATCTCTGCCATCCAGGATATGGACCATTAAGCACAGACTGCTGCATTTACATTCACTGATGCACCTCAGATGGGCTGAAAGAGGGACTTCTGGACAAGAGGGAGGCTTCTTCACGAGCCTCTCTGGATGAAGAGATGGCCACTGTGGGAGTTTCCACATTCTGGCACAAAACCACTGTACTGATAATACAGTTTTACATGCTGACATCGATATAAAATACTCTGTACTGAGAGTCAGAGGACACATCCTCAGTCAGGTTGGAAACCAGTGTGGTTAAGTTCTTTGATGATGACCTGGAAGACTGACAGCAGGAAGAAGTGAAGGATTCACTGGTTCAAGGCATTGAGTGCagtgtgaagaagaagaaagagggtgtgtttgcttttttttcaatCATATCTAGGAGATTATGACATGGTAGCTGTCATGAGAAGTGATTGATTGAATGATAGTCTAACATTCTTGAtatcattaaataaataatgttaattCAAACTCGGAGtaatttttctctgtttttgtttaatattattaattttaAATAGTGTTCCAGGTTTTAAAATTAACCAGGTTTTAAAAGACTGGCAGAAATCCAGTTAACAATCCTATATGTCAgtttaaagcactgaaaaaaagtgaaaagcaCTTGGAGTGTACATCAGCAATTCACAACAATTCAACAGTTCAATTCACAATTCTCAAGAAGTCAGTCAGGTGTTTCATTTTGGATTGAAAATAGGACAATCATAACAAGCTGGCTGCAGTAATGCTATACACATACACtacagaaataaaggaaaatggTATGTTAATGATATTGGTCTTAATTATGAACTATGTTGCAAGGTCAGCCCAAATAGTTGCTTATGAGTTTAGTTTAATTACACTGCTAGCGTAGCTTTTTAACTTAGCAGTAAAGATTGCTTTACCAGAGCTTGCTGAACTTCCAGGCAGATGTGGTATTGCCAGGAGAAGACTTATTTAGCTTtaataaactaaataaagttttcatAATCCTCTCTTATTGGTTTTGCTGTGCCAgatttgtttcactttcttccTGCTGAAGTGGAAAATAAATTTAAAGTCAACTGGAAATATACTTCTATAAGTCAACTCTAGAGCTTGACTAGCAGGGGGTTAATAAGGTAAGGGGATGACTAGGGGTCGAACTGAGATAATGATTATAATGTCTTCTTATTGTTAGCACCTGAAAATTATTTGGATATGATATGCCTTGTCATTTGTTGGGTTCTCAAGATGATGCATCCACAGGTACTCACCTACCTGCTCTTGTCAATAATATCTATTCTGAACCTTTTTATTCTAAATTCCTTGTCATACCCAATTTCAACAGCTGTGTCAAGATTTTCTACAATATTGgttaaatacaaaacaattaTCTGAGCAGGCCTTGTATCCGTCACATTTTCTCCTATTCATATTGAATCTGGGGTTCCACAATTGTGAGTATTCCTGTCCTGTGTAGTTTTCCCCCATGACCTCTGGCCTGTCATGTGTGCTTCTCACAGCTGTCTCCTCGCAACAGTCCTTGCCCATATGTGGTCTTCTGGGTGTTGCATTCCTGGTGCTTTACCATACCCTTACCTAATATCACCAGCACAGTTTTGtacttctttatttctttggtAATCTACTGCAATAGCATGTGACCAGCAACACTTTTGTGGATTTAGACAAAATGACAACACGTcccaataaaaataaaatatatccTTAGTCCAGGGAGccattttcccttttctgctctgaatatgtttttttagCATGTGATGTAACTTTTTCTTgatacataatatatatatagtagcTTTACTCTAGTGCTGTTTACACAATGGCTGGTGGTCCCCACTCATCAATGAGTGGGCAAAATTAGATATTGGAACCAGTCAATTCGAGTAAAATTATAATTGACACGGAATGTAACCAATGGATTGTGTTAGTATGCGACTCTGTAGATTTGATTGGTCACGCTTATGGACCAACCCTTGTTCACTAAACCAATTAATGAAAGCTAGTGTTGATTGCTGATGTCTTTAACCAATCATAAGTCTCGGTTTTCTAATAGGTGGGTCTTTGGCGTGGAGGGGTGGGGTGTTCGAGGTCATTCAGTCCCTCTCTGATTCACTCTGTCGGCGTGTGTTTGTGGGGACGGGTAGTTGGAGTAAGGAGTCGCCGGGCGGTAGTACATCCCAAACGCTTTTTGAGAAAGAAACGCCGCTGAAAATCCCACCACTGAATGAAGAAACCACCCCCGGTGACTACTTCTGGGAAATTACTGAACGCAACGACTGCGCCACACGCACAACCAACAAACGCAACCAGGCTACCAAATGCTAGCCAGCTAGCATCCCTGAAAACTGACGGGATCAAGGTGTTGATAGCTAGCCTCCCAGCTAATTATACATCAGCTAGCATCCTCCAGTCGTAGCATTATTAGCTTGATTTTCCTTCTCGCGCACGTCGAGACTTAGCCATTGCTCGTGGCGGTGCCTTTCAGCTCGCGAGCACTAAATCCCTCATTCggacaaaaacagacaactgAGCTCCCTAagtagctgctgctggagacagCGTCTGCGTTGCATTAGTTGACACCATCACACCCATCTCCCCAACCCCTTCTCCTCtgcccctctccctccacccgAAACACTGGAAATCCACAAGCGGCCGGATAGCGGCGAAGGGCCGGCGAAGCTGGGGGTGGTAACGTTAACGGACTCACAGGGAGTCGTAACGGCTACAGACAAGCTCAGCCGTGGGGATCTACCGACAAGTATGGACGGACTGGCTGTTGAAGTTCGCGGCTCGAATGGGGCCTTCTACAAGGTAACCTGGTCACAGTCGTAGTTTCTGGTTGTCCCAGTTAAAAGTTTTGTGTGAGGAAAACTTACGTTTCGTACTTCTGAGCCCAGCCCTACATTGTAATTGCTTGG
It encodes the following:
- the haus4 gene encoding HAUS augmin-like complex subunit 4; this translates as MSAGPESTHISSLGKADSLHQRVLASFPLCDITEEDLTQNPQLCKLLATLAQHVDQTGLAVPLKTELDKAEQKLQSQRRQWLRSESLHKGLQEMIQDHCIRKHRATVPPDQNMFYETMEKSLLVSQCIRQLDPSSTTNQDQPSILGLNPQQVMELMPSEKNVQRMKQGLPRELEKHLKKKCLSLLSYYQPECESESEGLKNSKLSHLSTQLDKEKKRAEGLKETCRETAVLLQRQTQLYLSELIKCIQLLQSLILDHRLRIQTDLDRKKLDYFEGKCELVLQKIKTEMVEIQLDTYTVDSISAHRKIREKLDSELKACQVEKQSVELKLASFEILGKEFEALAEEYCRLRQEIEMKNWALKEFAQYNAK